A genomic segment from Orrella daihaiensis encodes:
- a CDS encoding TauD/TfdA dioxygenase family protein: protein MMAILDKLNVVPMSGTIGAEVQGLDLLHDQTPELIAALREIWLEYGVIALRNQPLDPAQFQAFAEQFGEPVEYPFVKGIENYPKIIQVLKLPHERHNFGGVWHTDTAYLQAPPMATMLIAREIPPKGGDTLFASGYAAYEALSPGMQRTLEGLIAVNSSAKAEVTKTREDRIADSATDKAREVLTGEHPVIRIHPETGRKSLYVNTAHTTHFLGWTEAESQPLLDFLFEHQTRPEFTCRFSWQVNSIVLWDNRCVLHNPINDYHGYKRLLHRITLKGDVPHNGSH from the coding sequence ATGATGGCTATTCTTGATAAGCTAAACGTTGTTCCTATGTCAGGCACCATCGGGGCTGAAGTGCAGGGTCTCGATTTGCTTCATGATCAAACGCCCGAATTGATTGCGGCGTTGCGGGAAATCTGGCTGGAATATGGCGTAATTGCTCTTAGAAATCAACCGCTCGATCCTGCCCAGTTTCAAGCGTTTGCTGAGCAATTCGGCGAACCGGTTGAGTACCCGTTTGTTAAAGGGATTGAGAACTACCCCAAAATCATTCAGGTGTTGAAGCTGCCGCATGAGCGACACAACTTTGGTGGCGTATGGCACACCGACACCGCCTACCTTCAAGCCCCGCCCATGGCGACAATGTTAATTGCCCGCGAAATTCCACCCAAAGGCGGCGATACGCTGTTTGCAAGCGGCTATGCCGCCTATGAGGCTTTGTCGCCCGGAATGCAGCGTACGCTAGAGGGACTGATTGCGGTGAATTCATCCGCCAAAGCAGAAGTCACCAAAACTCGTGAGGACCGAATTGCAGACTCAGCCACTGATAAAGCGCGAGAGGTGCTCACAGGCGAACATCCAGTCATACGCATTCACCCCGAGACGGGTCGAAAGTCCCTGTATGTGAACACGGCACACACCACCCACTTCCTAGGTTGGACCGAAGCAGAAAGCCAGCCTCTATTGGATTTTCTCTTTGAACATCAGACGCGACCGGAATTTACCTGCCGCTTCAGTTGGCAGGTAAATTCCATTGTGCTCTGGGATAATCGTTGTGTGCTACATAACCCGATCAATGACTACCATGGCTACAAACGTCTACTACATCGCATTACGTTAAAAGGCGATGTGCCACACAACGGTAGCCACTGA